In Gemmatimonadota bacterium, the genomic window CGTCGTCTCGAACGCCCTCCGGGTCCGCGTGGCGCCGCCCCGCAGCTACGAGGAGCAGTTCCTGGCGCAGGACTTCTTCACCGAGGACGTGGGGCGCGTGCTCGCGTTCCACGGCAGCCGCCACCTGGAAAAGGCGAACGACACGCTGCGGGAGGTGGCCGATCAGCTCGACGAACGCCGGGTGGCCGTCCACGCGCGGCTCGCGCTCGCCAACCCGCTCATGCGGGACTACAAGCTCCTCCAGGTAGAGGGAGAGACCGAGGGGTTCCGCGAGGCCCGGGCGGCCGGCGCCCTGGACGTGGTGAAGCAGTTCCAGGTCATCGGTGCGAAGCCAGACGAGGCGGAGCAGGCGCTGTCGAGAACGTTGATCGACGAACCCGAGATAGCGGCCGACACGCTCGGGCACATCGACTACCGGCAGGCGGTGGAGCAGTTCACCGAGTTCCTCGCCGAGGAAGGCAACCCCATGGCGGCGGTAGAGACCCTGGAGACCGCCAAGGAAACGCTGAGCGACAGGAACGTGCTCCCGTCGGTGGTGCAGGAGATGGACGCGCGACAGAAGGCCTACGCCAAGGCCGGCAAGTCCCGGACGAAGTCCAGCAACAGGGCCAAGAAAGCGAAGAAATAGCGGAGGCGCATGGCCACCCGGGAGCGGCGGCTGCACGTGGCGCTCCAGGACGGGTTCGACGACGAGCCCGTCCTGGTGCGCGTGGACGGCGAGGAGGTGTACCGCCGCGAGGCCGTCCGGACCGACTATCGGATCAGCCTGGCCGACTCGTTCGACCACCCGGTCCCCGACGATTCGGTCATGTTGGAGGTAACGCTGCCGCGGCGAGGTCTCTCGGACTCCCTGCGCGTGGACGTCGGGGCCACCCCTCATGTAGGCATCTCGTGTGTCGACGGAGCGATCAGGTGGCGCCCCTCGAGCGAGCCGTTCGGATACGTGTGAGATGCGGTGTCTGGCCCCGCGGTGCGCGCTACCCTCTTTCCGGGCCCGCGACGTCCAGATCGTGCCGCAGCCTGCTTCGCGCTCGGGATAGCGTGACACAGGAGACATTGGCGGTCGTCCCGAGCGCGCGGCCGATCTCCTGGTGCGTGAGCCCTCCCAGCTCCCGCATGAGCAGCACCGCGCGGTAGCGCGGCGGGAGCAACGCGATCGCTCGCTCCAGCGCGATCAGCTCGACTTGCGTATCCGGTGATCCGGGGGCCTGTGCCTCGTAGGCGAGCGAAGATTCGCGGCGACGGCGGCGGGCCCGAACCGCCATGCGCGCCCGCAGGATCGTGACCCGCCGGAGCCAACCCCACAGCGGGCAGCGGCACTCGAACGTGGCGATCGATTCCGGCAGGCGGAGGAAGACGTCCTGCACGACGTCCTCGGCCTCCATCGCCGACCCCGTGACGGCCAGTGCGACCCGTTTCATCGGAGCGGCGTAGGTCTCGAACAAGCTCGCGAGCGCCTCGCGGTCCCCGGCGCCCACGGCCTGAACCAGGGATCTTTCCTCGACATCGAGCGCGGGTGGAACGCAGGTGCTCGACATCAGACCAGCCGAGAACGCTCGTACGAAAAGCACAGACAC contains:
- a CDS encoding sigma-70 family RNA polymerase sigma factor → MSSTCVPPALDVEERSLVQAVGAGDREALASLFETYAAPMKRVALAVTGSAMEAEDVVQDVFLRLPESIATFECRCPLWGWLRRVTILRARMAVRARRRRRESSLAYEAQAPGSPDTQVELIALERAIALLPPRYRAVLLMRELGGLTHQEIGRALGTTANVSCVTLSRARSRLRHDLDVAGPERG